GAGCTCTTCGGGGCCGAGTTCGGTCGGATCGCGCTCGTAGAATTCGACGGCGAGCTTGTCCTTCTTGCCGGAGTACTCGACGGTTCCGACGACGATCTTCTCGAAGACGGGGTTGTCGGGCTCGCCGATGACGTAGAGGTCGCTCCCCTTGTACTCCTCGGTCCCCGTGATGGGACCGAAGTACTCCTCGACCGTCGACTCCATATCGGGGATTCGCTCCTCGAGATACTCACCGCGTCGCATCTTGTACTCCTTCATGGATTGGAGATACACGGCGGAGTGTTTACCTCTTTTCATAGCCGACGTTACGACCAGCCAACACGCGCCTCGAGAACAGTGACGGGCGCGCGCTCCCCGCGCCGCGGCCGCGGGTTCGAGCGGACCTGTCAGCGGCGTTCCCGTTCGCCGAGGTATCCCTTTCGGCAGTCGGGGCAGATGTCGCCGGCGCGCAGCGACCCCCGGTCGCCGTCCGAGACGAAGTCGCACCGCGGACAGTAGAACTCGGTCGGGACGTCCTCGCGCGGCCCGTCGCTCTGGCTTGGCGTCGGCGCCGACCCCGCTCGTTCGATTCCGCTGCCCGAGGCGGCTCCGCCCTCGGCCGACTCGTCGCCCGTCGCTGGGCCCGCGTCGGCCGCGGCCGACCCCTGCGTTTCGGATGCGTTCGGCGGCTCCGCGGTCACGGATCTGGCGTCGGCCGCCGCGGTCGACTCGCCTCGCCCGCCGGAGACGGTCCCGGTGTCGTCCTCGAGGACGACCGCGTCGTCGGTCACCGGCTCGTCGGGCTCGACCGGGTCCTCGAGTTCGGCGTCGATCGGGGCGTCGTCCTCGCGGTCGCCGTCCTCGTCGGAGTCGGGCCACCCCGAGGGCTCGTTCTCGCTCCCGACGGGCGGCCCGACGTCGTCGGAGTCGGGCCACTCGCCGTGGTCGCGCTCGCGGTCGGCGGCGACGGGGTCGTCGTCATCGTCGTCGAGGAT
This portion of the Haloterrigena gelatinilytica genome encodes:
- a CDS encoding DUF7093 family protein; translation: MALRCSLLGHDYGDPEVEREREERGSEVVVTVQEFEECARCGDRNILSENTEVTSLSAATDADSLPPEPEPETAIPDSDAEAVEPPTGAADEVGTEVAFSDDGDDDFIDAEADEPAAAADESTDDFDVPTDENGDPVTDDGEILDDDDDDPVAADRERDHGEWPDSDDVGPPVGSENEPSGWPDSDEDGDREDDAPIDAELEDPVEPDEPVTDDAVVLEDDTGTVSGGRGESTAAADARSVTAEPPNASETQGSAAADAGPATGDESAEGGAASGSGIERAGSAPTPSQSDGPREDVPTEFYCPRCDFVSDGDRGSLRAGDICPDCRKGYLGERERR
- a CDS encoding DUF5611 family protein, whose product is MKEYKMRRGEYLEERIPDMESTVEEYFGPITGTEEYKGSDLYVIGEPDNPVFEKIVVGTVEYSGKKDKLAVEFYERDPTELGPEELEAAADAVDIKNDFLLEATARDAKARRDSMKRAVEDDPDHDF